The following coding sequences are from one Chloroflexota bacterium window:
- a CDS encoding ABC transporter substrate-binding protein, translating into MRGHIWWVISLIATMLLGCGQAAGTTAARQSAAAPATTPTRAMVMAVRYEVVGLAAKRLEAAAWEWTKRPFNASLALIDGNGASQPYLAESLPQLDTDSWKVSPDGRMETTYRLRPNLTWHDGAPLTADDFVFAAEVYQAKGLGAFTSSPQDKVDAVVAADPRTLVIRWKDLYGEAGALTETMLDPLPKHILESSLASYQQDPSTADAFLSSPFWTTQYVGLGPYRLADWQQGVQFEGAAFDGHALGRPKIDRIVIRIIQDENTVVSSVVAGNVDIAGDRAIRPEHAQEIQRQLGPNAVGLIYPAGRHYLGIQFRPELQKTPGLLDLRVRRALAHAMDRDAINQAMYDGQGAMGDQWVPPGLPYSDDVERSVTHYPFDPRQSQALMQEAGFTRDASGFFASATGERFRPQLMVDGSNLFEREMSTIQDIWAKIGIDVEPKLLPAAESRILAARTTFPGIYGISTGIRENQLDIFSSADIATEARGWAGNNRVGWSNPDYDQAWNAFNSLLDRGQRNEQIVKMMKVATDQLPAIMVHFNPGAIAFRGALHGPEAPGAETWPNWNIQDWTLS; encoded by the coding sequence ATGCGCGGGCACATCTGGTGGGTCATCAGTTTGATCGCGACCATGCTCCTGGGGTGCGGCCAAGCAGCCGGGACGACGGCAGCGCGGCAGAGCGCGGCGGCCCCGGCGACGACTCCCACACGAGCTATGGTCATGGCCGTTCGCTACGAGGTCGTCGGCCTCGCCGCCAAGCGGCTCGAAGCTGCCGCCTGGGAATGGACCAAGCGACCATTCAACGCATCGCTTGCGCTCATAGACGGAAACGGAGCCAGCCAGCCCTATCTGGCCGAGTCGCTTCCCCAGCTCGACACCGACTCCTGGAAGGTGAGCCCGGACGGCAGGATGGAAACGACGTACCGCCTGAGGCCCAACCTCACCTGGCACGACGGCGCACCCCTCACCGCCGACGATTTCGTCTTCGCCGCCGAGGTGTACCAGGCGAAAGGCCTCGGCGCATTCACCTCCAGCCCGCAAGACAAGGTCGATGCCGTTGTCGCAGCCGACCCGCGGACGCTCGTGATCCGGTGGAAAGATCTGTATGGAGAGGCCGGGGCCCTGACCGAGACGATGTTGGACCCGCTCCCGAAGCACATCCTGGAGTCGTCCCTCGCCTCCTACCAGCAGGACCCATCGACCGCCGACGCGTTTCTCAGCAGCCCGTTCTGGACCACCCAGTATGTGGGGCTCGGTCCGTACAGGCTGGCGGACTGGCAGCAGGGCGTCCAGTTCGAGGGCGCGGCCTTCGATGGGCACGCCCTTGGGCGGCCAAAGATCGATCGAATCGTGATCCGCATCATTCAGGACGAGAACACGGTGGTCTCCAGCGTGGTCGCGGGCAACGTGGACATCGCCGGCGATCGGGCAATCCGCCCCGAGCACGCGCAAGAGATCCAGCGCCAGCTCGGACCGAACGCCGTAGGCCTGATCTATCCCGCCGGCCGCCACTACCTCGGCATTCAGTTCCGCCCCGAGCTGCAGAAGACCCCGGGCTTGCTCGACCTGCGGGTGCGGCGGGCGTTAGCCCACGCGATGGATCGAGACGCAATAAACCAGGCCATGTATGACGGTCAGGGCGCCATGGGTGACCAGTGGGTGCCACCCGGCCTGCCCTACTCGGATGACGTGGAGCGCAGCGTTACCCACTATCCGTTCGACCCACGACAGTCTCAGGCGCTCATGCAAGAAGCTGGCTTCACCAGGGATGCCTCGGGCTTCTTCGCCAGCGCAACCGGTGAGCGCTTTCGCCCTCAGCTTATGGTGGATGGGTCCAATCTCTTCGAGCGGGAGATGAGCACGATCCAGGACATCTGGGCAAAGATCGGCATCGACGTCGAGCCGAAGCTGCTTCCGGCCGCCGAGTCGCGCATTCTCGCCGCCCGCACGACCTTCCCGGGTATCTACGGCATTTCCACCGGGATTCGGGAGAACCAGCTCGACATCTTCAGCAGCGCGGACATCGCCACCGAGGCGCGCGGCTGGGCCGGGAACAACCGGGTCGGTTGGTCAAACCCGGATTACGACCAAGCGTGGAATGCGTTCAACTCGCTCCTCGACCGCGGCCAGCGGAATGAGCAGATCGTCAAGATGATGAAAGTCGCGACCGACCAGCTCCCTGCCATCATGGTGCACTTCAACCCGGGCGCCATCGCCTTCCGCGGCGCGCTTCACGGCCCAGAGGCCCCGGGCGCCGAGACGTGGCCAAACTGGAACATCCAGGACTGGACGCTGAGCTAG
- a CDS encoding LLM class flavin-dependent oxidoreductase: MEVWIRQSMAYHPHVDGPMPFPVPGWMWDRELGHQLYGQRMPFIQRMEDVGFDGIIFTEHHYGPNGGLTPSPMILLSAATQVTHRIKLVTMGIALALYPTPIRVAEDLAILDNLSNGRLVVGYISSHAQSLYAYGLKPEEEAGRYHEAHDLIVRAWTDPNPFEWHGEYFNYKCVSILPRPYQQPHPPIWTTATSDQSIHWAAQHKISFIAAGPTAQCEQILNTYQSYAQAECGWTPSPANRGIFREILVSPTRAAYEEKFEEIAAQERENAWGADSTSASPYPRELQHPDLRELDRGRYEMKTYSWKKDGGRPDRGVGWGMKQIKSGHFLLGDPDSLIQQITEQKKQTNAGVLVIRPEMGNMPLKDVGDGMELFAKEVLPVVRKL, translated from the coding sequence ATGGAAGTTTGGATTCGCCAGAGCATGGCCTACCACCCCCACGTGGATGGGCCCATGCCGTTCCCGGTGCCCGGCTGGATGTGGGATCGCGAGCTCGGCCATCAGCTGTACGGCCAGCGCATGCCGTTCATTCAGCGCATGGAAGACGTGGGATTCGACGGCATCATTTTCACTGAGCACCATTACGGACCGAACGGGGGCCTGACCCCCTCGCCCATGATCTTGCTCTCCGCCGCTACGCAGGTGACCCATCGAATCAAGCTCGTCACCATGGGCATCGCGCTGGCCCTCTATCCCACGCCGATCCGGGTGGCCGAGGACCTGGCAATCCTCGATAACCTTTCCAACGGTCGACTGGTGGTGGGGTACATCAGCTCTCACGCGCAGAGCCTCTACGCCTACGGCCTCAAGCCAGAAGAGGAGGCGGGCCGCTACCACGAGGCCCACGACCTGATCGTTCGGGCATGGACGGACCCCAACCCCTTCGAGTGGCACGGCGAGTACTTCAATTACAAGTGTGTATCCATCCTCCCGAGGCCATATCAGCAGCCGCACCCGCCCATCTGGACGACCGCCACGTCGGACCAGAGCATCCACTGGGCTGCCCAGCACAAGATCAGCTTTATCGCGGCCGGCCCGACCGCTCAGTGTGAGCAGATCCTCAACACCTATCAAAGCTACGCCCAAGCGGAGTGCGGCTGGACACCCTCGCCCGCGAACCGGGGCATCTTCCGTGAGATTCTGGTCAGTCCCACCAGGGCCGCGTACGAAGAGAAGTTCGAGGAGATCGCCGCCCAGGAACGCGAGAATGCCTGGGGCGCAGACTCAACTTCAGCCTCCCCCTATCCGCGAGAGCTGCAGCATCCGGACCTCCGCGAGCTCGATCGTGGGCGCTATGAGATGAAGACCTATAGCTGGAAGAAAGATGGGGGACGGCCCGACCGCGGAGTGGGCTGGGGCATGAAGCAGATCAAGAGCGGGCATTTCCTGCTCGGAGATCCTGACTCGCTGATCCAGCAAATCACCGAGCAGAAGAAGCAGACCAACGCGGGAGTGCTGGTGATTCGGCCGGAGATGGGGAACATGCCCCTGAAAGACGTAGGCGACGGCATGGAGCTGTTTGCCAAGGAAGTTCTCCCGGTCGTTCGCAAGCTGTAA
- a CDS encoding amidohydrolase family protein — MVDRPPIIDADGHIQERAEDIRKYLESPWDRRPSGLTPGDQPWDRDIFGKISRYPGYTRDLLPAQQVELWLKIMDEHGIEEAVLFPTGSASAANLREIDFAVAVCRAINTHLGKDYNALSDRVHVVGVLPLQDPVEAARELRRATTELGLVSFELIATGLPLPLGDRFYDPIYEEAQRLDVPLCVHGSPSHSQEMGAGGLRTFNEVHTFTFPAGVLLQFTSMIFQGVPVRFPRLRLSFLEIGATWLPYWLDRMDEHWELRGEFEAPLLKKKPSEIVRESRVYASLEEAETTLPQAVDYLGADHFMYATDIPHWDSEFPEGLEKIWSHPGLSRDAKEQLLHGSAQVFYGLKTPAALARS, encoded by the coding sequence ATGGTCGATCGTCCTCCGATCATCGACGCCGACGGGCACATTCAGGAGCGGGCGGAAGACATTCGGAAGTACCTCGAGTCCCCATGGGACCGACGGCCCAGTGGGCTCACGCCCGGCGATCAGCCGTGGGACCGCGACATCTTTGGAAAGATCAGCCGATATCCTGGATACACGCGAGACCTACTACCCGCCCAGCAAGTGGAATTGTGGCTCAAGATCATGGACGAGCACGGGATCGAAGAGGCTGTCCTCTTCCCGACCGGCTCCGCGAGCGCGGCCAACCTACGCGAGATCGACTTCGCCGTGGCGGTATGCCGGGCGATTAACACGCACCTCGGGAAGGACTACAACGCCCTGTCCGATCGCGTGCACGTGGTCGGCGTCTTGCCCCTGCAGGACCCGGTAGAAGCAGCACGCGAGCTGCGACGGGCAACCACAGAGTTGGGGCTGGTGAGCTTCGAGCTGATCGCGACGGGCTTGCCCCTACCTCTCGGCGATCGGTTCTACGACCCGATCTACGAGGAGGCGCAGCGGCTGGACGTGCCGCTCTGCGTCCACGGCAGCCCGTCCCACTCGCAGGAGATGGGCGCTGGCGGCCTGCGGACCTTCAACGAAGTCCACACGTTTACATTTCCGGCGGGGGTGCTGCTCCAGTTCACGAGCATGATCTTCCAGGGAGTTCCCGTGCGGTTCCCACGGTTGAGGCTGTCGTTCTTGGAGATCGGCGCCACCTGGCTGCCGTACTGGCTGGATCGCATGGACGAGCACTGGGAGCTGCGCGGCGAGTTCGAGGCGCCGCTACTAAAGAAGAAGCCGAGCGAGATCGTTCGCGAATCGCGCGTCTATGCGAGCCTCGAGGAGGCGGAAACCACGCTACCGCAGGCTGTGGATTATCTGGGCGCCGACCACTTCATGTACGCGACGGACATCCCGCACTGGGACAGCGAGTTTCCCGAGGGTCTGGAAAAGATCTGGAGCCATCCCGGGCTGAGTCGCGATGCGAAGGAACAGCTTCTCCACGGCAGTGCGCAAGTGTTCTATGGGCTGAAGACTCCGGCAGCGCTTGCACGGAGCTAA
- a CDS encoding Rieske 2Fe-2S domain-containing protein: MTDVRISPATDPFDAYDRRDVPEPDHELTRVGPGTPCGEYFRRFWQPVRLSSDLKDLPVRVRVLAEDLVLFRDGQGRTGLLPLHCSHRGTSLEFGMVERVGIRCCYHGWLYDVAGRVLETPGEPVDSTLPQRIHHGAYPTVEYKGLVFAYMGPPGERPDFPVFDTFEMPGYQLRPNGSRYVTSCNWLQLKENCMDPVHAVFLHGLEDGRESLNPFRPSVDPRQTVESFFAAQEGRYTRDFISLRDRYRERVVEWRESPVGMISLHTERIDDLIYVRVGDYIPPGMHQFPPTWYKVVGEDDFRPPTGVQWAVPIDDTHTMTYGFTYVKGEQETGGDPEARLHVLRTSDSVTRTYEERQRAPGDYEAQESQRPIAVHQKEHLGSTDGGVIMARKLVREGIHAVQRGERPRYPTAEEGGLVPTYAQITVRRAPRAATREEDRELLREVGRQVAGRRRLTAMGAI, encoded by the coding sequence GTGACGGACGTCCGGATCTCGCCAGCCACTGACCCCTTCGACGCCTACGACCGCCGAGACGTCCCCGAGCCGGATCACGAGCTGACGCGCGTAGGCCCCGGAACTCCGTGTGGTGAGTACTTCCGGCGGTTCTGGCAGCCGGTGCGTCTCTCCTCCGACCTGAAGGACCTGCCGGTCCGCGTCCGGGTTCTGGCCGAGGATCTCGTGCTCTTCCGCGACGGCCAGGGGCGCACCGGCCTTCTTCCGCTTCACTGCAGTCACCGGGGCACGTCGCTGGAGTTCGGCATGGTGGAGCGGGTGGGGATCCGCTGCTGCTACCACGGCTGGCTCTACGACGTTGCCGGCCGCGTCCTCGAGACGCCGGGCGAGCCGGTCGATAGCACGCTGCCCCAGCGTATCCACCACGGTGCTTATCCCACGGTCGAGTACAAGGGGCTGGTATTCGCCTATATGGGGCCGCCCGGCGAGCGACCCGACTTTCCGGTCTTCGACACGTTCGAGATGCCAGGCTATCAGCTCCGCCCGAACGGCAGCCGCTACGTCACCTCCTGCAACTGGCTGCAGCTCAAAGAGAACTGCATGGATCCGGTGCACGCCGTCTTCCTCCACGGCCTCGAAGACGGACGCGAGAGTCTGAACCCGTTCCGGCCGAGCGTGGATCCGCGGCAAACGGTCGAGAGCTTCTTCGCGGCGCAGGAGGGGCGGTACACGCGCGACTTCATCTCCCTGCGCGACCGCTACCGGGAGCGCGTTGTCGAGTGGCGTGAGAGTCCGGTGGGCATGATCTCTCTCCACACTGAGCGCATCGACGATCTCATATACGTGCGCGTCGGCGACTACATTCCGCCGGGGATGCACCAGTTTCCGCCCACCTGGTACAAGGTGGTGGGCGAAGACGACTTCCGCCCGCCGACGGGCGTCCAGTGGGCCGTCCCCATCGACGACACGCATACGATGACCTACGGTTTCACGTACGTGAAGGGAGAGCAGGAAACGGGCGGCGATCCGGAAGCGCGCCTCCACGTGCTGCGCACGTCGGATTCGGTCACGCGGACCTATGAGGAGCGCCAGCGAGCGCCCGGCGACTACGAGGCGCAGGAGAGCCAGCGGCCAATCGCCGTCCATCAAAAGGAGCATCTCGGCTCGACCGACGGAGGCGTAATCATGGCTCGCAAGCTTGTCCGCGAGGGCATCCACGCCGTCCAGCGCGGCGAGCGCCCGCGCTATCCGACAGCGGAAGAGGGCGGCCTGGTTCCCACCTATGCGCAGATCACCGTCCGCCGCGCCCCCCGCGCCGCGACGCGGGAGGAGGATCGCGAATTGCTCCGCGAGGTCGGCCGCCAGGTCGCAGGCCGTCGCCGCCTCACGGCGATGGGGGCCATCTAG
- a CDS encoding TAXI family TRAP transporter solute-binding subunit: protein MTTSAHVFARIGAGWAGSFVMTRAFARALPGEPAVAIVADVLNRLDLVATGELDLTWAFPMARVRWAYEGHRPWPDSPWSGAGLSNIRLVARIPRADHEFVAFAPWSPVQTLADVAQHPQVRIALRTDQLYEYENAIFHHYGTSLAEIERSGGRTWHIATGAHDLDREIEDRSVDVVIGHAATTPPWKSVADAGFRFAPLEPTLVEALERVGFERKVVPPAAHPWIAEPYLTLDLSDQPIVTRAEVPDDVIYEIAKSIDLNKQAMAEGGRGQTEEISRQWETRLVPLHRGAERYYREAGYIP, encoded by the coding sequence ATGACAACGTCCGCGCACGTGTTCGCACGCATCGGCGCGGGATGGGCCGGCTCGTTTGTCATGACGCGCGCGTTCGCTCGCGCGCTCCCCGGTGAGCCGGCCGTCGCTATCGTCGCGGACGTGCTCAACCGGCTCGATCTCGTCGCCACTGGCGAGCTGGATCTCACGTGGGCGTTCCCGATGGCGCGGGTACGTTGGGCGTACGAGGGACACCGTCCCTGGCCGGACAGCCCGTGGAGCGGTGCGGGCTTGAGCAACATTCGTCTCGTCGCGCGGATTCCTCGGGCCGACCACGAATTCGTCGCCTTTGCTCCATGGTCGCCGGTCCAGACCCTTGCGGACGTCGCGCAGCACCCGCAGGTGCGCATCGCCCTCCGCACCGACCAGCTCTACGAGTACGAGAACGCCATCTTTCACCACTACGGCACCTCGCTCGCGGAGATCGAGCGGTCGGGCGGCCGCACCTGGCACATCGCGACCGGAGCTCACGATCTGGACCGGGAGATCGAGGACCGGAGCGTCGATGTGGTCATCGGCCATGCCGCCACAACGCCGCCCTGGAAGTCGGTGGCGGACGCCGGCTTCCGCTTCGCGCCGCTGGAGCCGACGCTCGTCGAAGCCCTAGAACGCGTCGGTTTCGAGCGCAAGGTTGTCCCGCCGGCCGCGCACCCGTGGATCGCGGAGCCATATCTCACGTTGGACCTGTCGGACCAACCGATCGTCACGCGGGCCGAGGTTCCCGACGACGTGATCTACGAGATCGCGAAGAGCATCGATCTAAACAAGCAGGCCATGGCCGAGGGCGGGCGGGGGCAAACTGAGGAGATCAGTCGACAGTGGGAGACGAGGCTCGTCCCACTGCACCGGGGCGCCGAGCGCTACTACCGCGAGGCGGGATATATCCCGTAA